One part of the Solanum dulcamara chromosome 3, daSolDulc1.2, whole genome shotgun sequence genome encodes these proteins:
- the LOC129882070 gene encoding uncharacterized protein LOC129882070, with the protein MEIEGGGSLYKVKEKIFHPFSEFMLRITKFDELTEVGSRLLVGFQQGLEYLRRETIEKNSELVERIIRDNESKRLSSYIEAGCMNAHDTVQKMSKLHACHLGLQNHVNEAKCVVDELACLLKDAEAVVQSINCSLAQMEGLNVDNGTDSLETSHDEAETPSVDPLKHEITYIAIMMAIVYSMVKNDSTMQEKIVSSLNLTSPSGELESYSSMWSLRPYIDDEIMHKAWKLVR; encoded by the exons ATGGAGATAGAAGGTGGTGGTTCCTTGTACAAAGTCAAAGAGAAGATTTTTCATCCTTTCTCAGAGTTTATGCTTAG GATTACAAAATTTGATGAATTAACAGAAGTGGGAAGTAGATTACTAGTTGGATTTCAGCAAGGACTCG AGTATCTGCGGCGCGAAACTATTGAAAAGAATTCTGAATTGGTCGAGCGTATTATTAGAGATAATGAAAGCAAGAGGCTTTCGTCCTACATAGAAGCTGGATGTATGAATGCTCATGATACTGTACAAAAGATGTCCAAGT TACATGCATGCCACCTTGGACTTCAGAATCACGTAAACGAAG CGAAGTGTGTTGTTGATGAACTTGCATGTCTTTTAAAGGATGCGGAAGCTGTAGTTCAATCGATAAATTGCAGTTTGGCTCAAATGGAAGGACTAAATGTTGACAATGGTACAGATTCATTGGAAACCTCTCATGATGAA GCAGAAACTCCGTCTGTTGATCCTCTGAAACATGAAATCACTTATATTGCAATAATGATGGCAATAGTATACTCCATGGTAAAAAATGACTCCACAATGCAG GAAAAGATTGTTTCTTCCCTAAACCTCACTTCACCTTCTGGAGAATTGGAGAGCTACTCCAGCATGTGGTCGTTGCGCCCTTACATAGACGATGAAATCATGCACAAAGCTTGGAAACTTGTCCGTTAA
- the LOC129882072 gene encoding GDSL esterase/lipase At5g03820-like translates to MSFLRCLLSGFLLAMVFSVSNGDPLVPALCIFGDSVVDVGNNNNLSTLIKANFPPYGRDFVTHRPTGRFCNGKLATDFTAEYLGFTSYPPAYLSREARGKRILTGVNFASAASGYYERTARLFRALTLTRQLKYYRLWQRKVVNLVGRTKATNIFSGGIHLISAGTSDFIQNYYINPLLNRVYSPDQFSDILMKYYSTFVQNLYDLGARRIGVTTLPPTGCLPAAITLFGRGTNKCVAKLNKDAISFNIKLNRTTQKLKSKLPGIKLVVFDIYQPLFDLITKPAERGFFESRKGCCGTGTIETSFLCNARSIGTCSNATNYVFWDGFHPSESANEKLAQSLLEQGFDLIS, encoded by the exons ATGAGTTTCTTGAGGTGTCTCTTAAGTGGTTTTCTTCTGGCAATGGTATTTTCTGTATCTAATGGAGACCCTTTGGTTCCAGCATTGTGCATCTTTGGTGACTCTGTAGTTGATGTTGGAAACAATAACAACTTGAGCACTCTCATCAAGGCAAATTTTCCACCTTATGGAAGAGATTTTGTTACCCATAGACCCACCGGGAGGTTCTGCAATGGAAAGCTGGCTACAGACTTCACTG CTGAATATCTTGGGTTCACTTCATACCCACCGGCTTACCTAAGCAGAGAAGCTAGAGGGAAAAGAATTCTCACTGGTGTCAACTTTGCCTCAGCTGCTTCTGGTTATTATGAAAGGACTGCTCGACTGTTT CGTGCTCTAACGTTGACACGTCAACTAAAATATTACAGGTTGTGGCAAAGGAAAGTAGTGAATCTGGTAGGAAGGACCAAGGCTACTAACATTTTCTCAGGAGGAATACATCTTATTAGTGCAGGAACCAGTGATTTCATTCAAAACTACTATATAAATCCACTACTCAACAGAGTCTACTCACCTGATCAGTTCTCAGATATCCTCATGAAGTATTACTCTACATTCGTTCAG AACCTCTATGATCTGGGAGCAAGGAGGATTGGGGTCACAACTCTGCCACCAACTGGTTGTTTGCCAGCTGCCATTACTTTGTTCGGTAGAGGAACCAACAAGTGTGTTGCAAAACTGAACAAAGATGCAATATCTTTCAACATTAAGCTCAACAGGACAACTCAAAAGTTAAAGAGCAAGCTTCCTGGCATCAAGCTCGTAGTCTTCGACATCTACCAGCCTCTCTTTGATCTGATCACAAAACCTGCAGAAAGAG GATTTTTTGAATCAAGGAAGGGTTGCTGCGGGACTGGTACAATAGAAACATCATTCCTTTGTAATGCCAGGTCCATTGGAACATGCTCCAATGCTACAAATTATGTCTTCTGGGATGGATTTCATCCCTCAGAATCGGCCAATGAGAAGTTAGCCCAAAGCCTGTTGGAACAGGGCTTTGACCTCATCTCTTAA